Genomic DNA from Gilliamella sp. ESL0441:
ATGACTTATTTATTACAAAATAAAGCAAAATTTGCTAATTTTGTTGGTTTAAAAAACAGTTGTGATAATCCGTTTGATGGTGCCGAAGTAACGGAACAGATTTTAGATAAAGTGCCGATGCCTTTTGATGTTTTGATTTTGGGAATGGGGGAAGATGGTCACACTGCTTCACTATTCCCAGGAGCAGATAATTTGAAATTGGGCTTGGACATGCACTCAAATCGTAAAGTAATCGGCATGACACCATTAACTGCGCCACTTGATCGTATCACATTAACACTACCAATCATATTAGGTAGTAAAAATATCTATTTACACCTAATTGGTGAAAGTAAGATTAAAGTTTTAGAACAAGCTGAAAAAGGCACCGATGTTAATCAAATGCCTATAAGAGCAGTTTTACAGCAAGATAAAGCCAATGTAGTAGGTTTTTGGGCTCCTCGTTAATTCAATATTTGTTTGCCAGCAAAAGCTGGCAACTAATTGTTTTAGTTATGCTTAAATTTTAACAAAATCATTAAACAACGAATTGTTATAAATTTAATATTTTAATCATCGCTGTTGCCAGTTTATTTTTATAAATAATATTTTACCTTTCTTTATATCTTCATGGTTTTAGATTCTATTACTGACACTCTATCTCGCTTTAATAAGCAACTTAGCTCAAGCTTCAATGCATTCTAAAATTTGTATGTTGAATGTCTTTATTAAATTAATTTAATGTAAAACCTATAGTTAGATTTAAATAAGCGAATTAAAAATCCAAACTACAATTATCGAAAAATTAATTAATTAAATAGCTATTATTTTGTAAATTTTTGTGGTAAAAAGTGGGGTTAAGTGGTAAAAAAGTATAAATTATTTAACGTTTTGATTTTTATGAAATTAAAATTATTAAAAATTTACCAATAATGGTGCTTAAATGTTTAGTGGTGCAATTTCAGTCAATATCGATAGCAAAGGGCGGATGGCTATTCCCACTCGCTATCGGGAATTATTGGCTGAAGGTATGGTATGCACTATAGGTTTATACCATCCATGCCTTGCCCTCTATTCAATGACGGAATGGAAAATAATTGAGCAACAACTTTCGACATTATCATCTATTGTCGAAGCTGAACGAAGAATTAAACGATTACTATTAGGTTATGCAACCGAATGTTCAATGGATAATTCGGGACGAATTTTATTACCACAAACGTTACGCACTTATGCCAAGTTAGAAAAACTGACAATGTTTGTTGGACAATCCAATAAATTTGAAATTTGGGATGAAGGAGTATGGTATCAACAAATTAGTGAGGATATTGCCGCACTACCCGCTGATATGGAAAATTTATCCTCTAATTTAAAAAATTTAACTATTTAAAAAGAGCTAAAAATTGAGCGATTATCAACATACTACTGTTTTATTAAACGAGGCAATAAACGCATTAAATATAAAAAAAGATGGCATCTATATTGATGGCACGTTTGGTCGTGGTGGTCATTCAAGAAAAATACTTGAGCAACTTGGTAAACAAGGAAAATTGATCGCCATAGATCGTGATGAGCGAGCAGAACAAACAGCCCAAAAAATAATTGATTCAAGATTTACATTCATTCGAGGCGAATTCTCGAATGTATATCAGTATATTGATTCTTTGGGACTATTAGGTCAAATAGATGGTTTCTTATTAGATCTGGGTGTATCTTCGCCTCAGCTTGATGATCCTGAACGTGGTTTTTCTTTTATGCGAGATGGTCCACTTGACATGCGAATGAATAATCATAAAGGTGTTACCGCAAGTGAATGGTTATTAAGTAGTGATGAAGAAGATATAGCTTGGGTATTAAAAACATTTGGTGAGGAAAAATTTGCGAAACGTATTGCAAAAGCGATTGTGGAGCAAAATAAAATTTCGCCTATAACACGAACATTAGAATTAGCTAATATTATAGAAAAGGCGACACCTAAAAAAGATAAAAATAAACATCCTGCAACACGTAGTTTTCAAGCTATACGTATTTATATTAATAGTGAATTAGAAGAGGTGGAACAAGCTTTAAATAGCAGTTTATCTGTGCTAGCTAATAAAGGAAGACTAGCTATTATTAGTTTCCATTCTTTAGAGGATAGAATCGTTAAGCAGTTTATAAATAGGCAAAGTAAAGGTCCAACTTTGCCAGCAGGATTGCCGTTAACAGAGCAGCAGATAAAGCAGTATGGTAGTGCAAAATTGAAGTCCCTTGGCAAAATAAAACCGAGTAATGATGAAATTGAAAAAAATCCACGTTCTCGAAGTGCAATATTGAGGGTAGCAGAAAGAAACAATGAACAGTAGCCAAAACAGTAATAATTATCATGACGGTATTTATGATGAAATAGATACTCAGCGTAAACCAAATAAAAGTTTATTTGGTTTAATCATTGGTGATTTGGTCAATCATCAAAAAATGTCTATTTTTTTATTAGTACTTATTGTTTTGTCTGCTGGTGCGGTATTAATTACGACTCAACAAGTTAGAAAGCAGTTATCTGAACGTGAGCGACTTCTTTTGGAGCAAGATGTTTTAGAAAGTGAATGGCGTAATCTAGTTATTGAAGAAAATGTATTAGCTGATCCAAAGCGAGTTGAGGCTAAAGCTAAAAATCAATTAGATATGTC
This window encodes:
- the pgl gene encoding 6-phosphogluconolactonase; translation: MFTLNKYANSQVLNEELTARIVNDLKQAIEKKGHASIAVSGGKTPIPLFTLLSQQDLEWNRVYITLVDDRWVDDTDDASNEKLVMTYLLQNKAKFANFVGLKNSCDNPFDGAEVTEQILDKVPMPFDVLILGMGEDGHTASLFPGADNLKLGLDMHSNRKVIGMTPLTAPLDRITLTLPIILGSKNIYLHLIGESKIKVLEQAEKGTDVNQMPIRAVLQQDKANVVGFWAPR
- the mraZ gene encoding division/cell wall cluster transcriptional repressor MraZ, producing MFSGAISVNIDSKGRMAIPTRYRELLAEGMVCTIGLYHPCLALYSMTEWKIIEQQLSTLSSIVEAERRIKRLLLGYATECSMDNSGRILLPQTLRTYAKLEKLTMFVGQSNKFEIWDEGVWYQQISEDIAALPADMENLSSNLKNLTI
- the rsmH gene encoding 16S rRNA (cytosine(1402)-N(4))-methyltransferase RsmH, yielding MSDYQHTTVLLNEAINALNIKKDGIYIDGTFGRGGHSRKILEQLGKQGKLIAIDRDERAEQTAQKIIDSRFTFIRGEFSNVYQYIDSLGLLGQIDGFLLDLGVSSPQLDDPERGFSFMRDGPLDMRMNNHKGVTASEWLLSSDEEDIAWVLKTFGEEKFAKRIAKAIVEQNKISPITRTLELANIIEKATPKKDKNKHPATRSFQAIRIYINSELEEVEQALNSSLSVLANKGRLAIISFHSLEDRIVKQFINRQSKGPTLPAGLPLTEQQIKQYGSAKLKSLGKIKPSNDEIEKNPRSRSAILRVAERNNEQ
- the ftsL gene encoding cell division protein FtsL, translated to MNSSQNSNNYHDGIYDEIDTQRKPNKSLFGLIIGDLVNHQKMSIFLLVLIVLSAGAVLITTQQVRKQLSERERLLLEQDVLESEWRNLVIEENVLADPKRVEAKAKNQLDMSYVTPENETVIVIKSK